In one Rhopalosiphum padi isolate XX-2018 chromosome 3, ASM2088224v1, whole genome shotgun sequence genomic region, the following are encoded:
- the LOC132924371 gene encoding uncharacterized protein LOC132924371 isoform X1 yields the protein MLMSQFKNNCDHCSRTYCILTYVANDEVVKYNYLGLWDTKTVTNLQQQVSHIGRKFSDRTAKRKMPCRYQPGSLVSLSEDRVVSDLVQTCYQMHELARRNGFASPSQTFAFARHRIRPFWTAAVPALVRRQLLTKCMATLADAIREGHSVSAAADNVPLYLLGVMLDGDIRELRVQLCCYYGCSHQTALLKLLAQEARGLVSLELVRPTLLRLDTQLFQSVLLSMSNLKRLVLKNIACDKILKTIGQSCSQLEILDISHSSQVTDNGIKHLLLQIEIKDKANNFNKRNIHSTPRWWHVIKTLSKKIKVKTGRRNKLNDLSFLLEYCQKPTKLCSTLNTLNIANTSVTSNGILIALQNIPNLETLGEYCHIGKALELLDKSTIPSTKLQLTMANACRTTSSRLQVLCNTCTKLNRLTITEPLHSPLMLSQLPKTLTIINLQNVPTEHAWLDGLYTYLMGPQSHILRELFLKFRKDEVSLTIDLGIFLPQLTNLETLSIDGVESSLYSNSSNIILRNLEKIQLSKVDHPNTLQRLMEYTPELKVLHVYTCLGLNSLNFMELLNPKETIPVKQVSKSLNCLYINDLPHGNISTVKHIIDLCPEINKIGNISNWDISQEEIKDLNMWKHQNNFKLELHANSHWFCSECFPIL from the exons ATGCTTATgtctcaatttaaaaataattgtgatcaCTGTTCTCGTACCTACTGCATTTTAACCTACGTGGCCAATGATGAAGTcgtcaaatacaattatttaggtTTATGGGATACCAAAACGGTAACGAATTTGCAGCAGCAGGTCTCGCACATTG GTCGAAAATTCAGTGATCGAACAGCGAAAAGAAAAATGCCTTGTCGTTATCAACCGGGAAGCCTGGTGAGCCTGTCGGAGGACAGAGTCGTGTCCGATCTGGTACAGACATGTTACCAGATGCACGAGCTGGCCCGCCGCAACGGGTTCGCGTCGCCGTCGCAGACGTTCGCGTTCGCGCGACACCGGATCCGGCCGTTTTGGACCGCGGCCGTCCCCGCGCTCGTCCGCCGCCAGTTGTTGACCAAGTGCATGGCCACGCTGGCGGACGCGATCCGCGAGGGCCACTCCGTCAGCGCGGCGGCGGACAACGTACCGCTGTACCTGCTTGGCGTCATGCTGGACGGCGACATCAGAGAGCTGCGGGTCCAACTGTGCTGTTACTACGGGTGTAGCCATCAGACCGCTTTGCTCAAGCTGCTGGCGCAAGAGGCCCGAGGCCTGGTGTCTCTGGAGCTGGTTAGGCCGACGCTATTgcgtttag ATACACAATTATTTCAGTCAGTACTGTTATCAATGAGTAATTTGAAacgtttagttttaaaaaatatagcttgtgataaaattcttaaaactaTTGGACAATCGTGTTCTCAGCTAGAAATACTAGATATATCTCATTCAAGTCAAGTAACAGATAATGGTATAAAACACCTTTTActacaaattgaaattaaagACAAAGCAAACAATTTCAACAAACGTAACATTCATTCAACACCAAGATGGTGGCACGTTATAAAAACTCTATCAAA aaaaattaaagttaagacTGGTCGacgaaataaattaaacgattTATCGTTTCTCCTGGAATATTGTCAAAAACCAACGAAGTTATGTtctacattaaatacattaaatattgccAATACTAGTGTCACTAGTAATGGAATTCTAATAGCTTTGCAGAATATACCAAATTTGGAAACTTTAGGTGAATACTGTCATATTGGTAAAGCTTTAGAATTATTGGATAAATCTACAATACCATCAACTAAACTTCAACTGACAATGGCTAATGCATGTCGCACAACTTCCTCAAGACTACAAGTACTTTGCAATACATGTACAAAACTCAATAGACTGACAATCACTGAACCATTGCATTCACCACTCATGTTAAGTCAACTCCCAAAAACACTAACAATTATAAACTTACAAAATGTTCCTACTGAGCACGCATGGTTAGATGGCTTGTACACATATCTTATGGGGCCACAATCACACATTTTacgagaattatttttaaaatttcgtaAAGATGAAGTTTCACTAACAATTGACTTGGGTATTTTCTTACCTCAACTGACAAACCTCGAAACATTATCAATTGATGGAGTTGAATCatcattatattcaaattcatcAAATATCATATTAAGAAATCTTGAAAAAATCCAACTCAGTAAAGTCGACCACCCAAATACTCTGCAACGTCTAATGGAATATACACCAGAACTGAAAGTATTACATGTTTACACTTGTTTGGGATTAAATAGCTTAAATTTCATGGAATTACTTAATCCTAAAGAGACAATTCCGGTAAAACAAGTTTCAAAAAGTTTGAACTGCTTGTATATTAATGATTTGCCACATGGAAATATTAGCACGGTTAAACATATCATAGATTTGTGtccagaaataaataaaattggtaaTATCAGCAATTGGGACATTAGTCAAGAAGAGATAAAAGATTTGAATATGTggaaacatcaaaataattttaaattagaactaCATGCAAATTCTCATTGGTTCTGTTCAGAATGTTTtcctattttatga
- the LOC132924371 gene encoding uncharacterized protein LOC132924371 isoform X2 → MPCRYQPGSLVSLSEDRVVSDLVQTCYQMHELARRNGFASPSQTFAFARHRIRPFWTAAVPALVRRQLLTKCMATLADAIREGHSVSAAADNVPLYLLGVMLDGDIRELRVQLCCYYGCSHQTALLKLLAQEARGLVSLELVRPTLLRLDTQLFQSVLLSMSNLKRLVLKNIACDKILKTIGQSCSQLEILDISHSSQVTDNGIKHLLLQIEIKDKANNFNKRNIHSTPRWWHVIKTLSKKIKVKTGRRNKLNDLSFLLEYCQKPTKLCSTLNTLNIANTSVTSNGILIALQNIPNLETLGEYCHIGKALELLDKSTIPSTKLQLTMANACRTTSSRLQVLCNTCTKLNRLTITEPLHSPLMLSQLPKTLTIINLQNVPTEHAWLDGLYTYLMGPQSHILRELFLKFRKDEVSLTIDLGIFLPQLTNLETLSIDGVESSLYSNSSNIILRNLEKIQLSKVDHPNTLQRLMEYTPELKVLHVYTCLGLNSLNFMELLNPKETIPVKQVSKSLNCLYINDLPHGNISTVKHIIDLCPEINKIGNISNWDISQEEIKDLNMWKHQNNFKLELHANSHWFCSECFPIL, encoded by the exons ATGCCTTGTCGTTATCAACCGGGAAGCCTGGTGAGCCTGTCGGAGGACAGAGTCGTGTCCGATCTGGTACAGACATGTTACCAGATGCACGAGCTGGCCCGCCGCAACGGGTTCGCGTCGCCGTCGCAGACGTTCGCGTTCGCGCGACACCGGATCCGGCCGTTTTGGACCGCGGCCGTCCCCGCGCTCGTCCGCCGCCAGTTGTTGACCAAGTGCATGGCCACGCTGGCGGACGCGATCCGCGAGGGCCACTCCGTCAGCGCGGCGGCGGACAACGTACCGCTGTACCTGCTTGGCGTCATGCTGGACGGCGACATCAGAGAGCTGCGGGTCCAACTGTGCTGTTACTACGGGTGTAGCCATCAGACCGCTTTGCTCAAGCTGCTGGCGCAAGAGGCCCGAGGCCTGGTGTCTCTGGAGCTGGTTAGGCCGACGCTATTgcgtttag ATACACAATTATTTCAGTCAGTACTGTTATCAATGAGTAATTTGAAacgtttagttttaaaaaatatagcttgtgataaaattcttaaaactaTTGGACAATCGTGTTCTCAGCTAGAAATACTAGATATATCTCATTCAAGTCAAGTAACAGATAATGGTATAAAACACCTTTTActacaaattgaaattaaagACAAAGCAAACAATTTCAACAAACGTAACATTCATTCAACACCAAGATGGTGGCACGTTATAAAAACTCTATCAAA aaaaattaaagttaagacTGGTCGacgaaataaattaaacgattTATCGTTTCTCCTGGAATATTGTCAAAAACCAACGAAGTTATGTtctacattaaatacattaaatattgccAATACTAGTGTCACTAGTAATGGAATTCTAATAGCTTTGCAGAATATACCAAATTTGGAAACTTTAGGTGAATACTGTCATATTGGTAAAGCTTTAGAATTATTGGATAAATCTACAATACCATCAACTAAACTTCAACTGACAATGGCTAATGCATGTCGCACAACTTCCTCAAGACTACAAGTACTTTGCAATACATGTACAAAACTCAATAGACTGACAATCACTGAACCATTGCATTCACCACTCATGTTAAGTCAACTCCCAAAAACACTAACAATTATAAACTTACAAAATGTTCCTACTGAGCACGCATGGTTAGATGGCTTGTACACATATCTTATGGGGCCACAATCACACATTTTacgagaattatttttaaaatttcgtaAAGATGAAGTTTCACTAACAATTGACTTGGGTATTTTCTTACCTCAACTGACAAACCTCGAAACATTATCAATTGATGGAGTTGAATCatcattatattcaaattcatcAAATATCATATTAAGAAATCTTGAAAAAATCCAACTCAGTAAAGTCGACCACCCAAATACTCTGCAACGTCTAATGGAATATACACCAGAACTGAAAGTATTACATGTTTACACTTGTTTGGGATTAAATAGCTTAAATTTCATGGAATTACTTAATCCTAAAGAGACAATTCCGGTAAAACAAGTTTCAAAAAGTTTGAACTGCTTGTATATTAATGATTTGCCACATGGAAATATTAGCACGGTTAAACATATCATAGATTTGTGtccagaaataaataaaattggtaaTATCAGCAATTGGGACATTAGTCAAGAAGAGATAAAAGATTTGAATATGTggaaacatcaaaataattttaaattagaactaCATGCAAATTCTCATTGGTTCTGTTCAGAATGTTTtcctattttatga